In one window of Onychomys torridus chromosome 7, mOncTor1.1, whole genome shotgun sequence DNA:
- the LOC118587678 gene encoding ferritin light chain 1-like: MVKLKTKGCALFQDVQKPSQDEWGKSQEAMEAALALEKILNQTLLDLHALASACTDPHYNSYIYTYLCDFLENHFLDEEVKLIKMGNHLAKLHRVAGPQPAQTGMPSPSLGEDLFKRLILKHH; the protein is encoded by the exons ATggttaaattaaaaactaaaggcTGTGCACTATTCCAGGATGTGCAGAAGCCATCTCAAGATGAGTGGGGTAAATCCCAGGAGGCCATGGAAGctgccttggccctggagaagatccTGAACCAGACCCTCTTGGATCTTCATGCCCTGGCTTCTGCTTGCACAGATCctcactata acagttacatctacacttaccTCTGTGACTTCCTGGAAAACCACTTTCTGGATGAGGAGGTGAAGCTCATCAAGATGGGCAACCACCTGGCCAAACTCCACAGGGTGGCTGGGCCCCAGCCAGCACAGACTGGTATGCCCTCACCATCTCTGGGCGAGGACCTCTTCAAGAGGCTCATTCTCAAGCATCACTAG